The following DNA comes from Rosa rugosa chromosome 5, drRosRugo1.1, whole genome shotgun sequence.
AAGAACTGATGTCAACAAAGAGAAAatacatcaatttaaaaacaaaaaccgatgtcaaGAAACAGAAAATACATTAGTTACTAAACAAGAACTGATGTCAACAAAGATAAAATACATCAGTTTGaaaacaaaaaccgatgtctcATTAGGTAAGAACCGATATAATAAGAACCATTGCACATCAATCTATTAGATATTGACCGTTGTCTAGCTTTACTATGGACATCGATATAGACCAAGGAACCGATGTCCCATATAGCATTGGACATTGTTCTTTTTCAGGAATCGATGTTAAAATGAGTAACTATATCAATTCAAACTATACTAAAGAATGTAGATTGAATTTATAGTGGAATATTATGTAGCGAACACGTGAGCTCAAGAACCACAAGCAAAGTTTAAAGGGAACCGATGTGTAAAATATTATCAGACATCGTTTCTAAAAtcagtaacgatgttaaaatggatAATTGTGTTGTTAGACTTATATTTCATTAAGTATCTAATGcaaaaatatgaaggtttaacaatagCTAAACACACCAAAATAGTTATCATAATAATGTTTTTACATCGATTCTGAAAGTTTAACCGATGTCTCATTCCAAATTAGACATCAGTTGTCAACCGATGTCTGAGTTTTacgatctttaacatcacccactaagacatcagaatttttttttttttaacatcagttAGGGACTGATGTGTATTAAcgtaattctagtagtgatagTTGTTTGCTAAAACTCATTTTTTAGGCgaagaaatttaaaaacaataAGTTCTTCCATTCCTTTATGGATATTGTACTATTGGTATAACGAATAGTATGTCAAATCATTCCTTAGAATTCATAGGGCATCTCTCTCATCATCTAAATGCTCCTCGAGCGCCAAAGTGCACGAGTCAAAATGGCAAAACTTGTTACTACAAAAGACTACCAAAATTTATCCTTTTCTTAACCCTTAAAAGTCTATTCtcaagaaataataaaaaaaaaaattataatagttCAATACCTCTAACATTTGTCAATGTAACCCacatttgaatagattctttGACATCATTGGGTGTCACTGACATATTTCTTTCATGACTGATAGTGCATGCTAAAAACTAGATCCAATAGCATCATATGAAATACTTATCAGGTACCATTTTCTCGGACTTGTGGCTTGATTGCAAAACATAAAAAGCCCTAAAActcactcacacacacacacacacacactctctctctaaaaccaaGGCTGCGCCTCTACGACATATTCACCTCTCATCCAGTGGCATCTCTGACGATATCCAGTAATTTTGATGTTGCCGGACTAGCGATGAACAGACTATGGTCTTTTTCCCTTTACACCTCCTTTGCTTGAGGGTTTTGTAGTGGTGGTTTTGGGCTTGTTCAAGTCGTAGTAGCTTTGGGCTGGCATTTCGTGCACACCGTTTCGAGAAAGTAAGGGCGGCGATGGTCTGGTATTGTTCCAGACGACGGCGGGTTGGCGGCGCAGGCACCATTAACGGGATTTGGGTGGCTTGGAGGCAGTGATCTATACCAATTAATTTTGGTGTTGCGTCTTCCTGTTTTGCAGGTCTTCCTTCATCCTCTTGGTGGCGACATGCGTTGGTAGTTTTCCTAAAGCAGGATGGCTGTTCGCAGTGAGTCGGTGCGGTGACGTTTGTGACGACTCACGGTGGTGGATCATCTTGGAGCCTGCGGCGTGGTGGCGCAAATTGTGGGGATTTGGATGAGGCTGGGTGTAGCTTGTTGGGCCTTGGGGGGGGGGCTGTCCTTTGTGGCATGGACTTTTTCATTTAATCAGTGTATTCTAGTCTAATAATTCTCTATTTTTCTAGGGACCTATGCTCGTTAGTTTTTAATGAGCGCTAACGAGTATTAGTTACTTTGCCTATTTGCTATGTCTTAGTGTTATCATAGCTTACaggctccttttttttttttttttattaagtgAACACTAATTGTTTAATGAGTGATCTATCCATATGTATCAACGTGGTACTACCACAACTTCTTGTATGTCTATTAATGAcagcggaaggatatgtaatgatcATTCTGGCTTCagatcaatatattggctatGCCTTCATTCAAAAATGGTAATATTTTCCTATAGTTTTAGGGATCTCATGTAGGTGCTGTTCTTAACCTTACTTCTAATGAAAACTATATTTTCACTCAATAATCTTGGCCCCTAATAGTTATAAAAACCCTTCTTTTCATTGTAATAGTAGCTTTTGACAAATTAATAAAGTTTTGTTCCATCAACTCGGCTACTCTTTCGAGAATCACCAAGACATAGGAGCTCTTATAACCCCTGATTATTCTTGCATAGTGGGTTGTGAACTTCAAAGGAATTATCAATAAATGGAGCAATTTATAAGAAAAGACCGCATGATTATGTGGGTAACAATGgtaaatgtttttattttttatttataattattttaatAATTAGAAACTACAACAACATTAGTTTCAAATAGAAAATTAACGCCACTGGATCAAATTCTACTGCACAGGCGCACAGCTAGTAAAAGTTTAATGTATGTTTCTTcctaaaagaagaagaaacaaaaaaaagacaaaTAGAGTGGTTTGCTGATTTCAATTACACACAGTGGTGATCTCCCACTAAAACCTCTTTACCGGAGCATCGAGTCCAAAATCCTCAACCCAACCCCAACCCAACCCAGGCGGCTCTGAATCGGTTCGTCTTCCTTGGTTGGGCAGAGAGATTGTTATGGCTTCCAACAAAGTTCTCATGGTACGCACGCATAATAGTACAGATTCCCttcatgctctctctctctctctctctctcaattctcatTCTGTTTGAGCTCTTTACTCTTTCAGGTCGCCGAGAAGCCCAGCATAGCTCTTTCAATAGCCAACGTTCTCTCCCGCGGTCAAGtaccacctctctctctctctctctcaatttaaCTCTAAGCCCTAGACTAAGGCACTAGGTCACTGCTAACAAACTGTAGGAGGCAGAAACCAAGCTGGAATTTCaagtttttgatttttgttttttacatTATTTAAGTATGTACGTGACTGAACACAACTGGAAAATTGGGTTGCTGATTGGTTAAGAAACTTGCCTATTGATTATCATTCTTCCTTAGAAGATAGAGATTGGAATTTGTTGTTTGATTTCATTTGAGTGGCATAGAGGAGCTTGACAGCTTAACATTTGTGTTGTAAGGAGGACTATAAGATGTCTAGGTCGGAACGTAACAGTTGCAACTAGTTCTGTTATATTAGGTGGGGATGCTCATTCGGCTTTGGAGAGAAACAGTCTTGAGAGGGCCATTGTTTTAAAATCAAGACCATTTTGCCTTTCTTGTTTCTGTATATGCACTATGTGCTAAAATCATACCCCTTTTTAGCTTTGCCTTCAgagaaagaacaagaaaaagcaCTACTAATGTAAGGGAAGGGTGCCCGTACCCCTTTTGGGGTGTTATTGGCTTGTCAAGGGTGCCTGTAACTCATATTCAAAAACATTACTGGTTAATTTGATgagtttatttattattattagtagTTTTATTTAGCAGAGGGTGACCCATATTCAAaaacacctctctctctctctctctctctctctctctctctctctctctctctctctctataaaaTGAGGCTAAGCCGTATCAGCATAGTTCCTTTTGAACGTACTTTTTCTATGGACTTTTTGTAGCCTGTATCATTTGGACCTTTTTGTTTTCATGCATTTCATGCTTTGTTGTAGGTTCTGGTTGTTAGATTCATGAATCCCATGCTTTTGATAATGTATTATATTGACATTTTGGCACATATTTTCATACTACAGatgtctacaagaaaggctagcACGGACGTACATGAATTTGAAGGAACATTTCGTGGATTCCATGTACAGTTTAAAGTGACATCAGTTATTGGGCATGTTTTCAGGTCCATTTTCTCTTTCATCTCATAAAAATGAATAGGAAGAAAAAAGCGTTATTAGAGATACTATCTCTTGTTATAAGATGCGATCATGGATGAAATTTGTTTTTAGCAATGTCTTGATTTCAAAATGTTATACGGCCTTTAGATTACTTGTATTTGGTTCTctccttatttttattttttaaattctgTTGAGTATTCACCTCCATGAGTTATTGTGGGTGAAATGGTTGCTTATGTTTGTTACTCAATGGAGAGAGGTGGGGGCCTTAAAGGTCTCATTCATGTTTACCTTATATTATCAAATTAGCTATCTCATCTTGTGCCTTTTACTTGTGTTCTCTGTAAAGATTTGTGTGCAATTTTATTAGCAAGATGGGTTCTTTCAAAAGAATCTTCGTCTCGCATATTAAAACCCTTTTCTTTCTAACAATCGAGACTGCTGCAAATAAACCCTAGTATTGCAGTTCTTTTGCTACTTGTCCTGCATCATTTACTTATCCACTGAGAAGTACTATGAGTCACGATTAGGGTTTACAACCATAGAATTTGCTATCTATAGAGAGTGTAACAAGCAGATTTGCTGTCTAAGCCATCACTGAAATGTAACAATCCTCTACTGGTGTTGAAATGTCAATGCTATCTTTTATGATTTCAAGCTTTACGCATAGGTATGATAGTTTTCAATTCTCTCTCGACTGATTacaccttttttctttttccttaaatCTAGTCTAGATTTTCCAGAAACATATCAAAACTGGACAGTCACTGATCCTCTGGATCTTTTTCAAGCTCCAGTTCGCAAGGCAGAAGCAAATCCAAAGGTACAACTTTTTGTCCCCTCTGCTTTATGTTCAGTTCTGTAATTTTTTCCATTATGTTCCTATCCCTCTTTGAATTATGTGGAGCATATGTTTACCTTCTTAAGAGTTTCTTAATTTCTTAATTTTCATGATCACTAATTTTTTCATACTGACCTTGATTTATAGGCTCATATTCGCAGGCATTTAAGCCAAGAAGCTCGGGGTTTTGGTAACTTGGTTTTATGGCTGGATTGTGATCGTGAAGGAGAAAACATTTGTTTtgaaggtctctctctctctctctctctctgtgtgttaCTTCTTTGAGTACAAATTAATGTTAATAATAAAATCTTAAACTAGAGAACGAAGGCCATCTATTGTATGCCAtgttatagttttttttttttttggacgatACTATGTTATAGTCAGTAAAGTTGCATATAATACTTGTATTATACCCGTAGGTacttaatttttaatttaaaaatactCCGCTTTGGAAGATATGGAAAAATATTCATACTTTGAATAAAAAGGTATTCTAAATGTCTTGAACATGTATTATTACATCTTTCCCCACTGGAGGCATACAATTGAAATAAATGAATATAAATTTACATTCTGTTTTAAAAAAACTGTATATACTGAATTTTTGAACAGTGTTAAATGAAATTCTCCTAATAGTGCATGTGCATACCTTACCAGTATTATACGTGTTCCGTCTAGTACTCACCATGACCATGTTTGTAGGCGGGTACTCAAAAATACCGGGCTGATGAGTGGTTGGCATTGAACAACTGGGTATACAAAGGTTTTATAAAAGTAGGCTAATTACATCAGATTATATAAGCAAATATTTCCGGCTAAAACTTTATGTTTTGATTAATACTTGTGCTTTTTTTGTTCTAACAGAATCTGGTTTAATTTAGAATACGGTTAGTCTTTCTTTCTAAATTGTAACGGATTGGTGGTTTTAATATCTGATTTCTTTAAGTACTCTAAGATACTTATACAAGTCCTTGGGAAGTTGGGTTTTGAGAGCTCATTTCTGTGTGGACATAGACCAGGACATTTGCAGTAATTCTCTGCTTTGAGATGCCACCTTATCAACGTTGTATAAACTAAAAGCTTATACAACTCTACTAATATTTGACAGGTTCTGTAATTTGTTGTTGCAGTTATTGATTGTATTGGCCACACAAATGAAACTAAAAGAAAGATTTATCGTGCACGATTTTCTTCTGTTACCGAGAAAGACATTTTGAAGGCCATGGACAACCTTGTTGAACCTAACAAAGATGAGGCATTGGCTGTAGATGCTCGACAAGAGATAGATTTGAAAGTCGGAGTTGCATTTACACGATTTCAAACAAGTTTTTTTCAGGGGAAATATGGAAATCTCGATGCCAGAGTTATCTCGTTGGTTCTCTCACctctctcttttgttttgtttgctgATTGTTATCTATATTATGTTCCATTCTAACTAAAGTAGGCATCTTGATGTACACAAAATATTAACCTGAAATCTAAATGTTCTACTGCCAGAATTCATAGATTGTTGATTCTTTTCTGTAAACTAGTCATTGGAAGATGCTCAAGTTGCTATTATGTGACGATATTTGCATTTTTTTGTCCGTCTACAGATATTTTGTTCTTCTTCAGTTTATTGTCTTGCAATGAATATCAATgatttctgtttttctccttgTGTCTACTTTCTTCAAAGCAGCATACATTTCCTTTTACAAAGATTAATTTAGTCGTGTAGCATTATAGATTAAGGATAGGTTGTTCTAGGTGTGGTTTTTCAGTGTTCTAATTGTCTAATATAGCATTGAGAATCTGGCAGTTTTTTGGTTCTATAAATGGAGAATTAGAGGTGATTTTTTTAGGATTATAGAGGGGTGGTAGCTTTGGGATGTGCCCATTTTGGTCTCCTTTATGGGCATTGATTACTACTGACTTTAGGGACCATTCCCTTTCTGTGATACAGGAGTTGTTAGCTGTAGTGAAGTGAGGCTTGTTTGGCTCTCTCTTTTTTGGGATGTATTCTTTGTTAGTCTGGGGATTCCTTATCCACCTTTTGTaattagtttttcttctttttattttcttcccttttttcttGTTCCAATAAAATCTTCTAAGCAAAGTATATAGCATGAGAGTCGTACTGATTTTATTCTGTCTGgctctggtttttttttttttttttggatattaaTATGCCCGTTCACAATGTTCATCTCTAGCATTAGCCATCAATTAATcaatcttaatttttttttttttttgcagctaTGGGCCATGTCAAACTCCTACCCTTGGTTTTTGTGTACAGCGCTATTTGCAGATAAATACGTTTAAACCTGAAAAATTCTGGTCTGTACGCCCTTACATATTACAAAGTGGCTATGAACTTCAGCTAGACTGGGAGCGTAACAAATTGTTTGACGTCGATGTGAGGCTTCTGTTGcgttttttcttattttggtgtATGAACTTGTGAAGTTCCCTTTATAATGAAAAGCATTTTAAGGCTTTTACATGCTGCAGGTTGCCGTGATGTTTCAAAAGTTAGTAATGGAAGATGGAATTGCAGAAGTGACTGAAATATCAGAAAAGCAGGAAAGCAAAGGTCGTCCTTCTGGTCTTAACACAGTGAATCTTCTAAAGGTAATATACTGGTGAAATTTGTAAATACATGTATTCTGTGAGATTGCCTATTGTTGAATGCATGCTTAATAGGAATGCCTAATAAAACGAGAAGAGGAAGACATTGACTAATACAGTTTATCAAGTCATCTGTGTCATTCTCTAGGTAGTTACATTGAAAGTTGATGCACTAGAACATGTATAACTCAGATCGGCATCGGTTGAGTGAAAAAAAGACAAATTATTTTCCAGCTACATAGTTCGCACATGATGTCCAAGATTCCAGTTTTCTAAATAATTGTCCTTCTAAAAGtaaaatttttaagaaattcatgCCTATAGAAAGTGATGTAAGATTAATTAGTAATGCCTTACAGATATTATGGTAAATTTAACTATTGCTTGTTTTATAAACCAGAAaaactattaaaaaaaaaaaaagactcttAAAGAAAACCATTCTTATTACATATCCTTAATATGTAGTAGATTAGATGTCTTCTTGCAATGTCGTAGAAAAGTTCCAATCCATTTCATTTAGAAGAGAAATGAGATTGTTGATCTTAGCTTGTTGTAGGGTTGAAATGTTTGCTAGTGTTGGTGATTAGAGTTTGAGTTTGGGATGTTGGAAGCAAGTAATCTTCTAAAAGTTCTTTGAGTTCATTTCAGTAGTTATACCATTCCCCCAGCTGGTGTTTAATGTGTAAAAATGGTTCTGAATGTGTCAATACATTATTGCCATTACATGATGGAAAAGAATCTTATGTGGGACTATTTTGTTTGGCTTACTGTGTAAAAGATACAAGTTTTTTGGTGGGCAAATAGGCAGTGATGGGCAGATGTGCTGTAATGGCTGTATTTTGGGTCATTTGATTGGAGAGAAATAAGAAACGTTCAATAATCTGAAAGGGGAGGAGTTGTTGTTATTGTGGAATTGTTCATTTTCAAGTATCTGTACATTGGTTCCTCGAATTTAGACCTGGTTCTTTCCATGCTATTCCTTACAATTGGAATGCTGCTGCTGTAATGGCTGTATTTTGTTGATTGGAGAGAAATAAGAAATTTTCAAGAATCTGGAAGGAGGAGTTGTTTTTATGGGAAGTGGTTCAGTTTTGAGTATCTGGGTATTGTTTCGGTGTTTCCTCAGAATTTAGACAGGGTTCTTTCCATGCTATTCCTTACAATTGGAATACTGCTGTAGTCAAGTTACGTAATATTTACTGTTATGTTTGATGCTATCTTGAGTTATAGACTTGTTGTCTAGATCTTTCTTTGATAGTGGACATCTTGTTCCCTGTTATATacttccttttttgttttaattgaaaaaagtATGCGtcatattaataaaaaaagtaGCCCTGTCTTTAGGAAAGTGAATTGGAATTTATCCTTTGAACTTGTTCAGTTGATATGTTATAGTTCTTTTCTCTTGTAAGTATAATAAAAAGGGTTAAATGAGTGTCCAAATTCTTTTGTATGCATTGAAGTAATTGGAGTACGTTACAATTTTTTTCCTATGCAATTTTAATACAGATTGCTTCAAGTGCACTAGGCTTTGGCCCACAAATGGCTATGCAAGTTGCTGAACGCTTGTATACTCAAGGCTTCATCAGGTTTGTTGATGTTCTTCATACAATGGTTGATTATTTACATTTTGTTTATTCACAAAGTAGGTTGAAATACAGAGAAGAAAGATTTTTTCCACATGTTAAAAGTAGCCTCCAGTCCAGAATAAAGATTCATCAGGTCTTAGTTTGGGTAGAGTACTATTGCATGGCTAGTTAAACACACTTAGCGAGTATGGTCTTCTCTATCTCATGAAAATGATTTCTGCTAGTGTGGCTAGTTGCTCTGGGTCCATGTTTTGCTTGAATTACATCTCATGGCATGGGAATGGTAAACTGGCAAACCTAGAGGCCACTTCGCTTTAAGTTTTTGTGTTGGAATGCTTCTGTCCAGATAGTGTtaagtttctttttgtttaaagGACTCTGATAGTTGTCTGACAATATATGTTTATGCTCATTCTATAGCTATCCGCGTACTGAGAGCACAGCCTATCCTTCTTCTTTTGACTTTAGAGGCACACTTGGTGCACAAGTAAATAACCCGGTATGGGGTAGTTATGTACAGAGGCTGCTCACTGACGGTTATCAAAAACCACGATCTGGGACAGATGCAGGTGATCATCCTCCTGTTACTCCATTGAGGTCTGCAACTGAGGATATGCTGGGAAATGATGCGTGGAGATTATACGAGTATGTCTGTAAACACTTCATAGGGACTGTATCTCCTGACTGCAAGTATGTAAGGTAAAGGTTCATTTTTGCTCATTGTTTCATGTTGAGTGACTTGAAAAACTGCATATACAGTCTTAATTGGCACTTGGATTCAGAGTGCTCCTTCCCTTGGGCTTATTAGCTGAACATCAGGAATAATTAAGCTATTTTACAGCGTACTCTCTTTGATTAGATTTTCTGGTTGTTAATTATTGAGAAGCGGCACCATTGTGTATAACTACAGTTTGTACAAATTCCTGTTAGAGATAGGAAATTAACATAAAGTGTTACAAGTTTCAGCAAGGTTATGACAATTGTTTTAAAGTTGCTTGAAGTTGACCCTGTTAGTTGGATGTTTGATCACTATTTTAGCTTTCTTTGTGAACCAAATGTTAATGTTTACATTTTATTTGCATCTCAATGTCCATTCCAGAACAAAGGCAGAATTTTCAATTGGTGGAGAGTTCTTCCATTGTGTAGGACAACGTGTTTTGGTGAAGGGATTTACTTCTATTATGCCATGGTTAGCAGTAAATGAGAAAAATCTTCCTCAATTTACAAAAGGCGAGAAAATAGAAGTTGGCAGAGTGGACCTTCATGAGGTAAATGGGATGAGCCTTCATTTTCCACTTTTATtttatcttcattttctttttcttttttacttagGAAAACTGAATTCTTATAGACTTGTTAGTATGTTCTCAATTTAAATTTTATTCTTATGTTGAGTCTTCGTGAGGTATCTTCATCGTGttggatttcattcatttgtttttcttttagtcTGATTTTGGGGAGGGGGAGAGGATTTCAATTCAGTGCCTCTGCTTAGAAGAAAGGGTTATGCTCTTGGCTGATGCCTGTgggtagaaaagaaaaaaaaggcagAAATAACATACTGTCATATCCTGGTGGGATGGTattttgttgattttgaatCTCTAAATTCTGCAGGGTATGACCTCACCTCCAGAATATCTAAGTGAGAGTGAGCTAATTTCGCTTATGGAGAAGAATGGAATCGGCACGGATGCATCAATATCTGTTCATATTAACAACATATGTGAGCGCAATTATGTGCAGGTTTCTattctcttccttctctctgCTGAAAATTTGTTAATATCATTTAAACTGCTTTTTACGAGACTTTTGTTTTGCTTTACAATTAACTGGCAGGTACAAGCTGGCAGGAAGTTGGTTCCAACTGCCTTAGGTATTACTCTAATAAGAGGCTATCAATGTATTGATCCAGATCTGTGTTTGCCAGATATCCGCAGTTTTATTGAGCAGCAGATTACTCTTGTTGCTAAGGGTCAAGCAGATCATTTTTGTGTTGTGCAGCATGTTCTACAACAGTTCCGACAAAAATACAGTTATTTTGTAAAGCAGGTTAGCACCTACCTTATGATTTGACACATGCctaatttacaacatgcttaatGATGTAGTCCACTTTCTGCTGTGGAGTTGAGATACGGaatttgctgctgctgctgctgctccctctctctctctctctctctctctctcacacacacacacacacacgtatatTTGACTGGTCAATGCTTGTAAGAAAGGAAGCACAACAGTATCAGAATTGTGTAATTTATCTTCATTGGTTTGAAATCTATTTAGTTTACGGTGGAGAGGTTTTGGGTTCTGCAGATTGTTTGTATCATGATAGTTGATAGAAGAATGATAATCATGTTAGATAGATTCTTCACTAATGCTATAATCTTCCATTAAATAGAGCTCCTTTATCCATTTTTAGGCCATTAACGTCCACTATGATGCTTTTCTTCTCCACGTGTAGTAGATCTAATAAATATCTTTATACATCCATCATTTTTAGTTAATGTTAAAGTTTGCATATGAACATGGACTTCATGAAGATCAAAAACATAGTCTCTTAAATTTCTTTCTATTTGGTGTAGATTGAAAACATGGATGCATTATTTGAAGCTCAATTCTCTCCACTTGCTGACTCAGGACGAGTTCTCAGTAAATGTGGCAAATGTCTACGGTATATGAAGCACATTTCCACTCAACCTTCTCGTCTCTACTGTAATACATGCGAAGAGGTTTATT
Coding sequences within:
- the LOC133709166 gene encoding DNA topoisomerase 3-beta isoform X1; this encodes MASNKVLMVAEKPSIALSIANVLSRGQMSTRKASTDVHEFEGTFRGFHVQFKVTSVIGHVFSLDFPETYQNWTVTDPLDLFQAPVRKAEANPKAHIRRHLSQEARGFGNLVLWLDCDREGENICFEVIDCIGHTNETKRKIYRARFSSVTEKDILKAMDNLVEPNKDEALAVDARQEIDLKVGVAFTRFQTSFFQGKYGNLDARVISYGPCQTPTLGFCVQRYLQINTFKPEKFWSVRPYILQSGYELQLDWERNKLFDVDVAVMFQKLVMEDGIAEVTEISEKQESKGRPSGLNTVNLLKIASSALGFGPQMAMQVAERLYTQGFISYPRTESTAYPSSFDFRGTLGAQVNNPVWGSYVQRLLTDGYQKPRSGTDAGDHPPVTPLRSATEDMLGNDAWRLYEYVCKHFIGTVSPDCKYVRTKAEFSIGGEFFHCVGQRVLVKGFTSIMPWLAVNEKNLPQFTKGEKIEVGRVDLHEGMTSPPEYLSESELISLMEKNGIGTDASISVHINNICERNYVQVQAGRKLVPTALGITLIRGYQCIDPDLCLPDIRSFIEQQITLVAKGQADHFCVVQHVLQQFRQKYSYFVKQIENMDALFEAQFSPLADSGRVLSKCGKCLRYMKHISTQPSRLYCNTCEEVYYLPQNGTIKLYKELTCPLDNFELLICSMPGPDGKSFSLCPYCYNSPPFEGIDTLFGAAKSGSSGKLGKGAGMPCFLCPHPTCRHSLISQGVCACPECSGTLVLDPVSAPKWRLCCNMCNFLVLLPQGAHQISTTPERCPECDSTIIEVDFNKKTTPLEDGATLYTGCILCDELLHSLVEMKYGKSFFRGSRGRGRGSRRGRGRGRGTGKMVDPKMSFRDF
- the LOC133709166 gene encoding DNA topoisomerase 3-beta isoform X2, with translation MFSDFPETYQNWTVTDPLDLFQAPVRKAEANPKAHIRRHLSQEARGFGNLVLWLDCDREGENICFEVIDCIGHTNETKRKIYRARFSSVTEKDILKAMDNLVEPNKDEALAVDARQEIDLKVGVAFTRFQTSFFQGKYGNLDARVISYGPCQTPTLGFCVQRYLQINTFKPEKFWSVRPYILQSGYELQLDWERNKLFDVDVAVMFQKLVMEDGIAEVTEISEKQESKGRPSGLNTVNLLKIASSALGFGPQMAMQVAERLYTQGFISYPRTESTAYPSSFDFRGTLGAQVNNPVWGSYVQRLLTDGYQKPRSGTDAGDHPPVTPLRSATEDMLGNDAWRLYEYVCKHFIGTVSPDCKYVRTKAEFSIGGEFFHCVGQRVLVKGFTSIMPWLAVNEKNLPQFTKGEKIEVGRVDLHEGMTSPPEYLSESELISLMEKNGIGTDASISVHINNICERNYVQVQAGRKLVPTALGITLIRGYQCIDPDLCLPDIRSFIEQQITLVAKGQADHFCVVQHVLQQFRQKYSYFVKQIENMDALFEAQFSPLADSGRVLSKCGKCLRYMKHISTQPSRLYCNTCEEVYYLPQNGTIKLYKELTCPLDNFELLICSMPGPDGKSFSLCPYCYNSPPFEGIDTLFGAAKSGSSGKLGKGAGMPCFLCPHPTCRHSLISQGVCACPECSGTLVLDPVSAPKWRLCCNMCNFLVLLPQGAHQISTTPERCPECDSTIIEVDFNKKTTPLEDGATLYTGCILCDELLHSLVEMKYGKSFFRGSRGRGRGSRRGRGRGRGTGKMVDPKMSFRDF